A window of the Linepithema humile isolate Giens D197 chromosome 4, Lhum_UNIL_v1.0, whole genome shotgun sequence genome harbors these coding sequences:
- the LOC105672566 gene encoding titin-like: MTSRNPGLSRPGLTKTQQLRQAKSAALLKEYEQKEIGRQQQQPPPQRPVEPSRRRRHVEPKRVDFSKPTMTKAMMARVKHAEKFKQEYERKQEEMMPVRRVPRRTPAPVSGDPRFGRERIPARRAPTPSLPVSPPRRPPRPPPSRRAPEALPPIPEKTKELAKSMNAQVIQAEPVGEGPIDSIVIPPRAVNENRTTIVSIPQPPAAAVEAPVSHVANRSIQVISETLDEQDAAEAAAVHGKLEDLQHARRDFVMAVANVGGNAVQLADEEKPRYLYKIPDIESEMFRVEYGREHPSVVAAREFAQRSMAGIRGRERTRRAEQEFERIAREPLPEDLRFDVPFKEEFFREGDISWEEEGDLALPSRIKTSMRDIPRREPYEYPPFEPEELERFFDVEQYPPSPPRGPPPGREHLHPDLWELEDPWAMCGVCPHLDESDLIDLDSP, translated from the exons ATGACGAGTCGGAATCCAGGCTTGTCCAGGCCCGGTCTCACGAAGACGCAACAACTGCGGCAGGCGAAAAGTGCCGCTTTGTTAAAGGAATATGAACAAAAGGAAATAGGCagacagcagcagcagccgccGCCGCAACGACCGGTGGAACCTAGCAGGAGGCGTAGGCATGTCGAGCCGAAAAGGGTTGATTTCAGCAAGCCGACTATGACGAAGGCGATGATGGCGCGCGTTAAACACGCGGAGAAGTTCAAGCAGGAGTACGAACGCAAGCAAGAAGAGATGATGCCGGTGCGTAGAGTGCCAAGGAGAACACCTGCGCCAGTCAGCGGTGATCCTAG ATTTGGTAGAGAAAGAATACCGGCGAGACGCGCACCAACGCCGTCACTACCGGTTTCACCCCCCAGAAGACCCCCGCGTCCGCCGCCGAGTAGAAGAGCGCCGGAAGCACTTCCGCCTATACCAGAAAAGACTAAAGAACTGGCGAAGTCCATGAATGCCCAGGTGATCCAAGCCGAGCCGGTCGGTGAGGGCCCGATCGACAGTATCGTGATACCGCCGAGAGCGGTGAACGAAAATCGCACCACTATCGTTAGCATCCCTCAGCCACCTGCTGCCGCCGTTGAAGCGCCGGTGTCTCACGTTGCGAATCGTTCCATTCAAGTGATTAG CGAGACTCTCGACGAGCAAGATGCGGCAGAAGCTGCCGCAGTGCACGGTAAGTTGGAGGACTTGCAGCACGCTAGACGGGATTTTGTGATGGCCGTCGCGAATGTCGGTGGTAACGCCGTGCAACTCGCAGACGAAGAAAAACCTAGATATCTCTACAA AATCCCAGACATCGAGAGTGAGATGTTCCGCGTCGAGTACGGCAGGGAGCATCCGAGCGTCGTGGCAGCTCGCGAATTCGCGCAGAGAAGCATGGCCGGCATCAGGGGCAGAGAAAGGACACGCAGGGCTGAGCAGGAGTTCGAGAGGATAGCCAGGGAGCCGTTGCCGGAGGACCTGCGCTTCGACGTGCCGTTCAAGGAGGAGTTCTTCCGCGAGGGCGATATATCCTGGGAGGAAGAGGGAGATCTAGCGCTCCCGTCCAGGATAAAAACTTCCATGCGCGATATACCGAGACGCGAACCCTACGAGTATCCACCTTTCGAACCAGAAGAGCTCGAGAGATTCTTCGACGTGGAGCAATATCCGCCCAGTCCGCCGCGCGGACCGCCGCCCGGCCGCGAGCATCTGCATCCGGATCTCTGGGAGCTGGAGGATCCCTGGGCCATGTGCGGAGTCTGTCCGCATTTGGACGAGTCCGATCTCATCGATCTCGATAGTCCTTGA